One window of the Rhipicephalus sanguineus isolate Rsan-2018 chromosome 4, BIME_Rsan_1.4, whole genome shotgun sequence genome contains the following:
- the LOC119389196 gene encoding uncharacterized protein LOC119389196 has translation MGLPKQLSVRTMRRLLNDIGFAFRKRKPNCALLERDIIVRRRKYLRTIQEMRKKKRAIYYLDETCVNAGHTKEKAWEDATMSSREDAFRKGLTTGLRAPSGKGGRLIVLHAGSENSFVDGASLVFRAKKSVTSDYHSEMDGPRFERWFKEQLLPNIGPRSIIVMDNAPYDSVQLEKLPSTSSHKAEIQSWLTQKNIPWSNDQLKPELIQLVSQNKHRFSGYQIDALAKVAGHDIVRLPPYHCE, from the exons ATGGGGCTACCGAAGCAGCTGAGTGTCAGAACGATGCGCAGGCTTCTGAATGACATTGGATTTGCGTTTCGGAAGCGAAAACCTAACTGTGCTCTGCTGGAAAGGGACATCATCGTGAGGCGGCGGAAATATCTGCGGACCATTCAAGAAATGCGAAAGAAAAAACG GGCTATATACTACCTTGACGAGACTTGCGTGAATGCTGGGCACACCAAGGAAAAGGCGTGGGAGGACGCCACTATGTCGTCACGTGAGGACGCCTTCCGCAAGGGTCTCACAACTGGGCTTCGCGCACCGAGCGGCAAAGGTGGTCGGCTCATTGTCCTCCATGCTGGAAGCGAAAACAGCTTCGTGGATGGGGCATCTCTTGTTTTCCGGGCGAAAAAGAGCGTTACCAGTGACTACCACAGTGAAATGGATGGCCCACGCTTTGAGAGATGGTTCAAAGAACAACTTTTACCAAACATTGGGCCACGGAGCATAATTGTCATGGACAATGCTCCATACGATAGTGTTCAGCTCGAAAAGTTGCCCTCGACGTCGTCGCACAAGGCCGAGATTCAGTCTTGGTTGACTCAAAAAAACATCCCGTGGTCTAATGACCAGTTGAAGCCCGAGCTCATTCAGCTGGTTAGCCAAAACAAGCACCGTTTTTCTGGATACCAGATTGATGCCCTGGCCAAGGTTGCTGGTCATGACATTGTACGGCTTCCTCCTTACCATTGTGAATAA